A region of the Strongyloides ratti genome assembly S_ratti_ED321, scaffold srae_scaffold0000060 genome:
gaaatttattattttttttaaatattaattttaattgtaaataatgttgcagcaaaaaatttatattcacAAGATAAAATACAAAGAATTGTTGAAAGACTCGTTAATATTACTGCCTATGTTGGTGATacagttattttaaaatgtcatgttgaaaatcaaataagttttttatattttttttatttattattattattattatttttaattttaataatagaagGGAACAGTTCAATGGCTTCTTAGAAGTTTTGGTTTAGGAACAGAAAGAGATCTTCCAATGCTTTCACAATTTAGAATGGTTGAAAGTTCATTGAATAGAGAATATGATGTAGAAATAACAAATGTTACAGAATGGATTAATGAATTTTATGAATGTCAAGTTACATCATCAAAaacttataataattttgaaaaaaataaaccaCCTTATTTagaagttttaaaattaccagaaaattaaagaatttttgataactacaatcatgaaaaaaatttaaatagtgATTTTATTTATGCAACAAAAGGTGCTCCAATAGAagaattttgttatatatcaaaaacatattcaatatataaaatatattgggTAATAACAAAATCTGGTACATTAGATAATATTCTTTCATAGATTGGTGATGATATACCAGATTGATATATttggtaaatattttagaaattaacatttaacaATACAATCTAGTCAAATACACAAAAAttcaacatttaattttaaaaaatattttactatttatgataatattaatacaaagattgattcaaaatttaacaatatgaAATTAACatatgatattatttatccaacttcaaaaaaacaaaaattatcatcagttaaaataaatattttatataaaccaTAAATTAAGGTTACAATAGATGGTGATAATGATACTTTAAAACAAAGTGATGAAAATAGGCTTATATGTAATGTTAATTCAAAACCAGAACATAGTGgtaaatatacattatatCATAATAATGAACTTCTTAAAAAAGcaacaaaaaaagttttatatattgaataTCTTATACCAGATGATTATAATTCACGTTTTACAtgtcatataaaaaatgcaTTAGGATCTAGTTCtaatacaatattataaaatgttaagaATGAACCTAAATTTATAAGTTTATCACAggtaaaaattgttaatcaAAATGAAATGGCagaattttattgtaaaacaCATGGTAAACCAAAACCTAGAATATCTTGGAGAAAATCCgatgatgaaaaaataatacatgaAGGTtcaaattttacaattaaaaatgtaaaaaagtGGCAAACAGGTGAATATGAGTGTGTA
Encoded here:
- a CDS encoding Poly-glutamine tract binding protein 1, translating into KGTVQWLLRSFGLGTERDLPMLSQFRMVESSLNREYDVEITNVTEWINEFYECQVTSSKTYNNFEKNKPPYLEVTIDGDNDTLKQSDENRLICNVNSKPEHSGKYTLYHNNELLKKATKKVLYIEYLIPDDYNSRFTCHIKNALGSSSNTIL